In Desulfarculaceae bacterium, the following are encoded in one genomic region:
- the pth gene encoding aminoacyl-tRNA hydrolase: MASYWDQMPGPALVLGLGNPGAQYSGSRHNLGFAVTSLLADRHGLVLSKSGHHSHWAKGRVAGRETIIAQPQTFMNLSGEAALSLLGYFDLEPGSLIAVHDDLDLPLGRLKVALRGGPGGHKGVASIIRLLGSEAFGRLKVGIGRPRFEEPVEKFVLSGFYADQREKVAETVLVAADCLEVMLASGAQEAMQKFHRPFSNEEEEG; this comes from the coding sequence TTGGCCTCGTATTGGGACCAGATGCCAGGACCGGCCTTGGTCCTGGGTCTGGGAAATCCGGGAGCGCAATATTCGGGCTCCCGGCACAACCTGGGCTTCGCGGTCACCAGCCTTTTGGCCGACCGCCACGGTCTGGTCCTGAGCAAGAGCGGGCACCACAGCCACTGGGCCAAGGGCCGGGTGGCGGGCCGCGAGACGATCATAGCCCAGCCGCAGACCTTCATGAACCTGAGCGGCGAGGCGGCCCTGAGCCTCCTGGGCTATTTCGATCTGGAGCCCGGCAGCCTGATCGCGGTGCACGACGACCTGGACCTGCCCCTGGGGCGGCTGAAGGTGGCCCTCAGGGGGGGACCGGGGGGCCACAAGGGGGTGGCCTCGATAATACGATTATTGGGCAGCGAGGCCTTCGGTCGCCTGAAGGTGGGCATCGGAAGGCCGCGTTTCGAAGAACCCGTAGAGAAATTTGTGCTGAGCGGCTTTTATGCCGATCAGCGTGAAAAAGTAGCAGAAACGGTGCTGGTCGCCGCGGATTGCCTGGAGGTAATGCTCGCCTCGGGCGCCCAGGAGGCCATGCAAAAGTTCCACCGACCCTTTAGCAACGAGGAGGAAGAGGGGTAA
- a CDS encoding 50S ribosomal protein L25, translated as MEQIPLAAERRESTGKGPARQMRVEGQVPAIFYSGGQEADKLTIEKAEIDRVLRVSSGGTAFLSLIIGDDAPRMAVIKELQFDYLGKSVLHADFYEVRADQELTIDVPIELVGEPKGMTTGTLLSQTAYTAAIVGTVADIPDSLTLDVTEMEIGDALYSDALTLPEGAKLQAEENFMIVSLSEATLALEEEEEEEGEEGEGEEGAEGEGAGEEEKTEEGSE; from the coding sequence ATGGAACAGATACCCCTGGCGGCGGAGCGCCGCGAAAGCACTGGCAAAGGCCCGGCCCGGCAGATGCGCGTCGAGGGCCAAGTGCCGGCTATTTTTTACAGCGGCGGCCAAGAGGCGGACAAGCTCACCATCGAAAAGGCCGAGATCGATCGCGTTCTGCGCGTGTCCAGCGGCGGCACCGCCTTCTTGTCGCTCATCATCGGTGACGACGCCCCCCGCATGGCGGTGATCAAAGAGCTTCAGTTCGACTACCTGGGCAAGAGCGTCCTGCACGCCGACTTCTACGAGGTGCGGGCCGACCAGGAGCTGACCATCGACGTGCCCATCGAGCTCGTTGGCGAGCCCAAGGGCATGACCACCGGCACCCTGCTTTCCCAGACCGCCTACACCGCGGCCATCGTGGGCACCGTGGCCGATATTCCCGACTCGCTCACCCTTGACGTGACCGAGATGGAGATCGGCGACGCCCTGTACTCCGACGCCCTGACCCTGCCCGAGGGTGCCAAGCTCCAGGCCGAGGAGAACTTCATGATCGTCTCCTTGTCCGAGGCTACCTTGGCCCTGGAGGAGGAAGAGGAAGAAGAAGGCGAAGAGGGCGAAGGCGAAGAGGGAGCCGAGGGCGAAGGCGCCGGCGAGGAAGAGAAGACCGAGGAAGGCAGCGAGTAG